From a region of the Candidatus Sulfotelmatobacter sp. genome:
- a CDS encoding FRG domain-containing protein encodes MTEDIRSFENLEHAVQLANTRFGSDVYWRGHGNAAWNLRPHVFRDPRYHEISLLIRFTLGAPARMPNPPPSADLFAWLQYAQHYGLPTRLLDWSASPLIALYFAVCNVEHDDEDGCIWALNPSGLNKQHRNQYTLLMPSHPDVMVLVQQAFGQVAPYDGAASRRALAVTGHLIDLRMLVQQAQFTIHSEGTDLRDLPSVDWLLYQWHIPKGSKGFLRSWLRRWGVTKGTVYPDLGAFAEELGQLPSP; translated from the coding sequence ATGACTGAGGACATTCGTAGCTTTGAAAATCTTGAACATGCGGTTCAACTTGCAAATACAAGGTTCGGCTCCGACGTTTACTGGCGGGGACACGGCAACGCTGCATGGAATCTTCGGCCTCATGTTTTTCGTGATCCTAGGTATCACGAAATCTCGTTGTTGATTCGATTCACCCTCGGGGCTCCGGCGCGCATGCCTAATCCACCACCCTCGGCCGATCTCTTTGCATGGCTGCAATACGCGCAACATTATGGACTTCCGACTCGCCTGCTGGATTGGTCAGCGAGCCCATTGATAGCTTTGTACTTTGCGGTATGCAATGTTGAGCACGACGATGAAGATGGTTGTATCTGGGCGCTAAATCCAAGCGGGCTCAACAAACAACATCGCAATCAGTATACGCTCTTGATGCCAAGCCACCCAGACGTGATGGTGCTCGTGCAACAAGCGTTCGGCCAAGTAGCTCCTTACGATGGGGCTGCATCCCGACGGGCACTTGCCGTTACGGGCCATCTAATTGACCTTCGTATGCTCGTGCAACAAGCCCAATTTACGATTCATAGCGAGGGGACCGATTTGAGGGACTTGCCCTCTGTCGACTGGCTACTATATCAGTGGCACATCCCAAAAGGTTCAAAAGGCTTCTTACGAAGTTGGCTTCGAAGATGGGGCGTCACCAAAGGAACGGTTTACCCCGATCTTGGCGCATTTGCAGAGGAACTCGGGCAACTTCCGAGTCCCTAG